One window of the Streptomyces sp. ITFR-21 genome contains the following:
- a CDS encoding ABC transporter ATP-binding protein: MLIRLLRSHLGPYKRPIGLLVLLQLVQTIATLYLPTLNADIIDNGVVKGDTGYILGLGGVMLGVTVVQVCCAIGAVFLGARTAMAVGRDIRASVFDRVQTFSAREVGQFGAPSLITRTTNDVQQVQTLVLMTFTLMVSAPIMCVGGIIMALGQDVPLSSLLLVVVPVLGISVSLIIRRMRPLFRTMQTRVDTVNRVLREQITGIRVIRAFVKDEYEQRRFGAANEELTAVSLATGRLMALMFPIVMSIVNISSVAVLWFGAHRIDGGGMQVGALTAFLSYLMQILMSVMMATFMFMMVPRAEVCAERIEEVLGTESSVVPPAEPVTSLRRHGELELSGVEFAYPGAEAAILRGVDLVARPGETTAVIGSTGSGKSTLLGLIPRLYDATGGRVLVDGEDVAAIEPALLAETVGLVPQKPYLFSGTVASNLRYGKPEATDEELWHALEVAQAKDFVAALEGGLDAPIAQGGGNVSGGQRQRLAIARVLVRRPEIYLFDDSFSALDYATDAALRRALARETARATVVIVAQRVSTIRDAHRIVVLDEGRVVGTGTHAELMRDNETYREIVLSQLTEQEAAA; the protein is encoded by the coding sequence GTGCTGATCCGACTCCTGCGGTCCCACCTGGGGCCGTACAAACGCCCCATCGGCCTGCTGGTGCTGCTCCAGCTGGTGCAGACCATAGCCACCCTGTACCTGCCCACCCTCAACGCCGACATCATCGACAACGGCGTGGTCAAGGGCGACACCGGCTACATCCTGGGCCTGGGCGGCGTCATGCTCGGGGTCACCGTGGTCCAGGTGTGCTGCGCGATCGGCGCGGTCTTCCTCGGCGCCAGGACCGCGATGGCGGTCGGCCGGGACATCCGGGCGTCCGTCTTCGACCGGGTGCAGACGTTCTCCGCCCGCGAGGTCGGCCAGTTCGGCGCGCCCTCGCTGATCACCCGCACCACCAACGACGTCCAGCAGGTCCAGACGCTGGTGCTGATGACCTTCACGCTGATGGTGTCGGCGCCGATCATGTGCGTCGGCGGCATCATCATGGCGCTCGGCCAGGACGTGCCGCTGTCCTCGCTGCTGCTGGTCGTGGTGCCGGTGCTCGGGATCTCGGTGAGCCTGATCATCCGCAGGATGCGCCCGCTGTTCCGCACCATGCAGACCCGGGTGGACACGGTGAACCGGGTGCTGCGCGAGCAGATCACCGGGATCCGGGTGATCCGGGCGTTCGTCAAGGACGAGTACGAGCAGCGCCGCTTCGGCGCGGCCAACGAGGAGCTGACGGCGGTGTCGCTGGCCACCGGCCGGCTGATGGCGCTGATGTTCCCGATCGTGATGTCGATCGTGAACATCTCCAGCGTGGCGGTGCTGTGGTTCGGCGCGCACCGGATCGACGGCGGCGGCATGCAGGTCGGCGCGCTGACGGCGTTCCTCAGCTATCTGATGCAGATCCTGATGTCGGTGATGATGGCCACCTTCATGTTCATGATGGTGCCGCGGGCCGAGGTGTGCGCCGAGCGGATAGAGGAGGTGCTGGGCACCGAGTCCAGCGTGGTGCCGCCGGCCGAACCGGTCACCAGCCTGCGGCGGCACGGCGAACTGGAGCTGTCCGGCGTCGAGTTCGCCTACCCGGGCGCCGAGGCTGCGATCCTGCGCGGGGTGGACCTGGTGGCCAGGCCCGGCGAGACCACCGCGGTGATCGGCTCCACCGGCAGCGGCAAGTCCACGCTGCTCGGCCTGATCCCGCGGCTGTACGACGCCACCGGCGGCCGAGTCCTGGTCGACGGCGAGGACGTGGCCGCGATCGAGCCGGCGCTGCTGGCCGAGACGGTGGGGCTGGTGCCGCAGAAGCCGTATCTGTTCTCCGGCACGGTCGCCTCCAATCTCCGCTACGGCAAGCCGGAGGCGACCGACGAGGAGCTGTGGCACGCGCTGGAGGTGGCGCAGGCCAAGGACTTCGTGGCGGCGCTGGAAGGTGGTCTGGACGCGCCGATCGCGCAGGGCGGCGGCAACGTCTCCGGCGGGCAGCGGCAGCGGCTGGCCATCGCCCGGGTACTGGTCCGGCGGCCGGAGATCTACCTGTTCGACGACTCCTTCTCCGCGCTGGACTACGCCACCGACGCGGCGCTGCGCCGGGCGCTGGCCAGGGAGACCGCGCGTGCCACCGTGGTGATCGTCGCCCAGCGGGTGTCCACGATCCGCGACGCGCACCGGATCGTCGTGCTGGACGAGGGCCGGGTGGTCGGCACCGGCACCCACGCCGAACTGATGCGGGACAACGAGACCTACCGGGAGATCGTGTTGTCGCAGCTGACCGAGCAGGAGGCGGCGGCATGA
- a CDS encoding ABC transporter ATP-binding protein → MGGPARFMSGGPVERSMDFSGSLKRLLGTMRPDRFLLSVMLTFGLVSVALSVTGPRILGRATDLVFAGVIGRQVRGGSKRQALDTLRAHGQDKTADLLSGIDFTPGQGMDFHAIRDVLLLALAVYVVAAALSVIQMRTATRIINQAVYRLRSDVEVKLSRLPLSYFDRQPRGEVLSRATNDIDNIGQSMQQTMGQLINSLLTIVGVLAMMFWISWLLALVALVTVPVTLLVATRVGKRAQPQFVQQWKTTGALNAHIEEMYTGHSLVKVFGRAKESAEIFGRENEQLFRTGFRAQFISGTIQPMMMFIGNLNYVLVAVIGGLRVASGALSIGDVQAFVQYSRQFSQPLTQVASMANLIQSGVASAERVFELLDAEEQSGEPRVPARPAVRRGRVALEDVAFRYLPDKPLIDGLSLTVEPGHTVAIVGPTGAGKTTLVNLLMRFYEVSGGRITLDGTDVSAMSRQELRASIGMVLQDTWLFGGTIAENIGYGSEGAGRADIEAAARAAHADRFIRTLPDGYDTVIDDEGTGVSAGEKQLITIARAFLSDPVILVLDEATSSVDTRTEVLIQRAMARLSDGRTSFVIAHRLSTIRDADVILVMESGSIVEQGTHSELLAARGAYARLYAAQFAQAVAEVD, encoded by the coding sequence ATGGGCGGTCCGGCCCGTTTCATGTCCGGCGGACCGGTCGAGCGGTCGATGGACTTTTCGGGCTCCCTGAAGCGGCTGCTGGGCACGATGCGCCCGGACCGCTTCCTGCTCTCCGTGATGCTGACGTTCGGCCTGGTGAGCGTCGCGCTGTCGGTGACCGGCCCGCGGATCCTGGGCCGTGCCACGGACCTGGTCTTCGCCGGGGTGATCGGCCGGCAGGTCCGGGGCGGCTCCAAGCGGCAGGCCCTGGACACGCTGCGGGCGCACGGGCAGGACAAGACGGCCGACCTGCTGTCGGGCATCGACTTCACCCCCGGCCAGGGCATGGACTTCCACGCGATCCGCGACGTGCTGCTGCTGGCGCTGGCGGTGTACGTGGTCGCGGCGGCGCTGAGCGTCATCCAGATGCGTACCGCGACCAGGATCATCAACCAGGCGGTGTACCGGCTGCGGTCCGACGTCGAGGTGAAGCTGTCCCGGCTGCCGCTGTCGTACTTCGACCGGCAGCCGCGCGGCGAGGTGCTCAGCCGGGCCACCAACGACATCGACAACATCGGCCAGAGCATGCAGCAGACCATGGGCCAGCTGATCAACTCGCTGCTGACCATCGTCGGTGTGCTGGCGATGATGTTCTGGATCTCCTGGCTGCTGGCGCTGGTCGCGCTGGTCACCGTGCCGGTGACGCTGCTGGTGGCCACCCGGGTCGGCAAGCGGGCACAGCCGCAGTTCGTGCAGCAGTGGAAGACCACCGGGGCGCTCAACGCGCACATAGAGGAGATGTACACCGGGCACTCCCTGGTAAAGGTCTTCGGGCGGGCGAAGGAGTCCGCGGAGATCTTCGGGCGGGAGAACGAGCAGCTGTTCCGGACCGGTTTCCGGGCCCAGTTCATCTCCGGCACGATCCAGCCGATGATGATGTTCATCGGCAACCTGAACTACGTGCTGGTGGCGGTGATCGGCGGTCTGCGGGTGGCGTCCGGGGCGCTGTCCATCGGTGACGTCCAGGCGTTCGTGCAGTACTCGCGGCAGTTCAGCCAGCCGCTGACGCAGGTCGCGAGCATGGCGAACCTGATCCAGTCCGGGGTCGCCTCCGCCGAGCGGGTCTTCGAACTCCTCGACGCCGAGGAGCAGTCGGGCGAGCCGCGGGTACCGGCCCGGCCTGCCGTGCGGCGCGGGCGGGTGGCGCTGGAGGACGTGGCCTTCCGCTACCTGCCGGACAAGCCGCTCATCGACGGCCTGTCGCTGACGGTGGAGCCGGGGCACACGGTGGCCATCGTCGGCCCGACCGGCGCCGGCAAGACCACGCTGGTCAATCTGCTGATGCGGTTCTACGAGGTGTCCGGCGGCCGGATCACCCTGGACGGCACGGACGTCTCGGCGATGTCCCGGCAGGAGCTGCGGGCCTCGATAGGGATGGTGCTGCAGGACACCTGGCTGTTCGGCGGCACCATCGCGGAGAACATCGGGTACGGCAGTGAGGGCGCCGGGCGGGCGGACATCGAGGCGGCGGCCCGGGCGGCGCACGCGGACCGCTTCATCCGCACGCTGCCCGACGGCTACGACACGGTGATCGACGACGAGGGCACCGGCGTCAGCGCGGGCGAGAAGCAGCTGATCACCATAGCGCGGGCGTTCCTGTCCGACCCGGTGATCCTGGTGCTGGACGAGGCCACCAGCTCGGTGGACACCAGGACCGAGGTACTGATCCAGCGGGCCATGGCCAGGCTCAGCGACGGCCGGACCAGCTTCGTCATCGCGCACCGGCTGTCCACGATCCGCGACGCCGACGTCATCCTGGTGATGGAGTCGGGGTCGATCGTGGAGCAGGGCACGCACAGCGAGCTGCTCGCCGCACGGGGCGCGTACGCGCGGCTGTACGCGGCGCAGTTCGCGCAGGCCGTGGCGGAGGTGGACTAA
- a CDS encoding sigma-70 family RNA polymerase sigma factor encodes MQTRSQIQVETEPRPDFPVAFPVLPAVAEALPSAPVSRVPEQRGEGAGSDPPREREDPGPSRAPGDVQEAGAPADAEEAEEAEEGKGGKRVAEAGPPDLQDLADVPPDVAGVADLPDLPDLPDVSDVSDVAAPPDAAGFLDPAPPLRSLRAEAAAGPSADLFRQYLREIGRIPLLSAAEEVELARRVEAGLFAEEKLAAFPDLDSRLAVDLDRLVVLGRTAKRRLIEANLRLVVSVAKRYIGRGLIMLDLVQEGNVGLIRAVEKFDYARGYKFSTYATWWIRQAMSRALADQARTIRVPVHVVELINRVVRVQRLLLQEHGREPSTGEVAVRLDLTEERVWEVLRLAQEPVSLHAPVGEEDDVALGDLIEDGDAASPAESAAFLLLREHLEAVLSTLGERERKVVQLRYGLADGRPRTLEEIGRIFGVTRERIRQIESKTLGKLRDHAFADQLHGYLD; translated from the coding sequence GTGCAGACCCGAAGCCAGATCCAGGTCGAGACCGAACCCCGGCCGGACTTCCCGGTCGCGTTCCCCGTACTGCCGGCCGTCGCCGAGGCGCTGCCCTCGGCGCCGGTGTCCCGGGTGCCGGAACAGCGCGGGGAAGGCGCGGGGTCCGACCCGCCGCGGGAGCGCGAGGACCCCGGGCCTTCCCGGGCCCCCGGGGACGTCCAGGAGGCCGGGGCCCCGGCGGACGCCGAGGAGGCCGAGGAGGCCGAGGAGGGCAAGGGGGGCAAGAGGGTTGCGGAGGCCGGACCTCCGGACCTCCAGGACCTCGCCGACGTGCCGCCCGACGTCGCCGGTGTGGCCGACCTGCCCGACCTGCCCGACCTGCCCGACGTGTCCGACGTGTCCGACGTGGCGGCCCCGCCCGACGCGGCCGGGTTCCTCGACCCCGCCCCGCCGCTCAGGTCGCTGCGCGCCGAGGCGGCGGCCGGCCCCTCCGCCGACCTCTTCCGCCAGTACCTGCGCGAGATCGGCCGCATCCCGCTGCTCTCGGCCGCCGAGGAGGTCGAGCTGGCCCGCCGGGTGGAGGCCGGCCTGTTCGCGGAGGAGAAGCTCGCCGCCTTCCCCGACCTGGACTCCCGGCTCGCCGTCGACCTCGACCGCCTGGTCGTGCTCGGCCGGACGGCCAAACGGCGCCTGATAGAGGCGAACCTGCGGCTCGTCGTCTCGGTGGCCAAGCGCTACATCGGCCGCGGCCTGATCATGCTCGACCTGGTCCAGGAGGGCAACGTCGGCCTGATCCGCGCGGTCGAGAAGTTCGACTACGCCCGCGGCTACAAGTTCTCCACCTACGCCACCTGGTGGATCCGCCAGGCGATGTCCCGCGCGCTCGCCGACCAGGCCCGTACCATCCGCGTCCCCGTGCACGTGGTGGAGCTGATCAACCGCGTGGTCCGCGTCCAGCGCCTCCTCCTCCAGGAGCACGGCCGCGAACCGAGCACCGGGGAGGTCGCCGTCCGACTGGACCTGACCGAGGAACGGGTCTGGGAGGTGCTGCGGCTCGCCCAGGAGCCGGTGTCGCTGCACGCCCCGGTCGGTGAGGAGGACGACGTCGCCCTCGGCGACCTCATCGAGGACGGCGACGCCGCCTCACCGGCCGAGTCGGCCGCGTTCCTGCTGCTGCGCGAGCACCTGGAGGCGGTGCTGTCCACGCTCGGCGAGCGCGAACGCAAGGTCGTCCAGCTGCGGTACGGGCTCGCCGACGGCCGTCCCCGTACGCTGGAGGAGATCGGCCGGATCTTCGGGGTCACCCGGGAGCGGATCCGCCAGATCGAGTCCAAGACGCTGGGCAAGCTGCGCGACCACGCCTTCGCCGACCAGCTCCACGGCTACCTCGACTGA
- the dnaG gene encoding DNA primase: MAGRIRDEDVKAVRDAVPIDAVVSEYLQLRPAGGGNLKGLCPFHDEKSPSFQVSPAKGLYHCFGCGEGGDTLAFVMKLDHLSFTEAVERLAGQAGITLRYEEGSHVPGRQQGERIRLVEAHRAAAAFYVEQLGSAEAEIGRKFLAGRGFDQAAAEHFGVGYAPAGWDHLVRFLRGKGFSDKELIVSGLASESRRGGAIDRFRGRLIWPIRDITGEVIGFGARKLREDDQGPKYLNTPDTPLYRKSQVLYGIDLAKKEIARTGRAVVVEGYTDVMACHLAGVTTAIATCGTAFGGDHIKILRRLLMDNALAEVVFTFDGDDAGQKAALRAFEDDQKFAAETSIAITPGGMDPCELRLAEGDAAVQRLIDGRTPLFAFALRSIVARYNLDTDEGRVAAVDAAVPVVAAIKNQSLRDRYAIRLIGMAGIATQSEEQSIIRRVRAMSRARAAGNAPVADRGRPPRPGPGASAGPARATASGPRLDLRSPAHRLERELLKLALQFPHLVSPAFDAYGEDEFTGPPYAAVRRVIAQAGGTDHADPDYLTRVREAAPDDTVRTWVTELAVEPVMHKAPEFYAGAVLVDVRLNAVSRRVAEVQAAHARLDAQGVPQEAPERVTLRDELWALQSYGRRLRQLGAAGL, encoded by the coding sequence GTGGCCGGCAGGATCAGGGACGAGGACGTGAAGGCGGTACGCGACGCCGTCCCCATCGACGCCGTCGTCTCGGAGTACCTCCAGCTCAGACCGGCCGGCGGCGGCAACCTCAAGGGCCTGTGCCCCTTCCACGACGAGAAGTCCCCCTCCTTCCAGGTCAGTCCGGCCAAGGGCCTGTACCACTGCTTCGGCTGCGGCGAGGGCGGCGACACGCTCGCGTTCGTGATGAAGCTGGACCACCTGTCGTTCACCGAGGCCGTGGAGCGGCTGGCCGGGCAGGCCGGGATCACGCTGCGGTACGAGGAGGGCAGCCACGTCCCCGGCCGGCAGCAGGGGGAGCGGATCCGGCTGGTCGAGGCGCACCGGGCGGCGGCGGCCTTCTACGTCGAGCAACTGGGCTCGGCCGAGGCGGAGATCGGGCGGAAGTTCCTGGCCGGGCGCGGGTTCGACCAGGCCGCGGCGGAGCACTTCGGCGTGGGGTACGCGCCGGCCGGCTGGGACCACCTGGTGCGGTTCCTGCGCGGGAAGGGCTTTTCGGACAAGGAGCTCATCGTCTCCGGGCTGGCCTCGGAAAGCCGGCGTGGCGGGGCGATCGACCGCTTCAGGGGCCGGCTGATCTGGCCGATCCGGGACATCACCGGCGAGGTGATCGGCTTCGGCGCGCGCAAGCTGCGCGAGGACGACCAGGGGCCGAAGTACCTGAACACGCCCGACACCCCGCTGTACCGCAAGTCCCAGGTGCTGTACGGGATCGACCTGGCGAAGAAGGAGATCGCCAGGACCGGCCGGGCGGTGGTCGTCGAGGGCTACACCGACGTGATGGCCTGCCACCTGGCCGGCGTCACCACCGCGATCGCCACCTGCGGCACCGCGTTCGGCGGCGACCACATCAAGATCCTGCGGCGGCTGCTGATGGACAACGCGCTCGCCGAGGTGGTGTTCACCTTCGACGGCGACGACGCGGGCCAGAAAGCGGCGCTGCGGGCGTTCGAGGACGACCAGAAGTTCGCCGCCGAGACGTCCATCGCGATCACCCCCGGCGGCATGGACCCCTGCGAGCTGCGGCTCGCCGAGGGCGACGCGGCGGTGCAGCGGCTGATCGACGGGCGCACCCCGCTGTTCGCGTTCGCGCTGCGCTCGATCGTGGCCCGCTACAACCTGGACACCGACGAGGGCCGGGTGGCGGCGGTGGACGCGGCGGTCCCGGTGGTGGCCGCGATCAAGAACCAGTCGCTGCGGGACCGCTACGCGATCCGGCTGATCGGCATGGCGGGCATCGCCACCCAGTCCGAGGAGCAGTCGATCATCCGCCGGGTCCGGGCGATGTCCCGGGCCCGGGCGGCGGGCAACGCGCCGGTCGCCGACCGTGGACGCCCGCCCCGGCCGGGCCCCGGCGCGTCGGCGGGCCCGGCCAGGGCGACCGCCTCCGGCCCCCGGCTCGACCTGCGCAGCCCGGCGCACCGCCTGGAGCGCGAACTGCTCAAGCTGGCCCTCCAGTTCCCGCACCTGGTCTCGCCCGCCTTCGACGCCTATGGCGAGGACGAGTTCACCGGCCCGCCGTACGCGGCGGTGCGCCGGGTGATCGCGCAGGCGGGCGGCACCGATCACGCGGACCCGGACTACCTGACGCGGGTCCGGGAGGCGGCGCCGGACGACACGGTACGTACCTGGGTGACGGAGCTGGCCGTCGAGCCGGTGATGCACAAGGCACCGGAGTTCTACGCCGGCGCGGTGCTGGTCGACGTACGGCTGAACGCGGTGTCCCGGCGGGTCGCCGAGGTGCAGGCGGCCCACGCGCGGCTCGACGCGCAGGGCGTGCCGCAGGAGGCGCCGGAGCGGGTCACCCTCCGGGACGAACTGTGGGCGCTGCAGAGTTACGGCCGCAGGCTCCGGCAGTTGGGCGCGGCCGGCCTGTAG
- a CDS encoding glycoside hydrolase family 9 protein has product MPFRRTGRAAVTGVTAAAVLAGLSLTGGADAVADAAGGLVRVDQVGYADGAAKEAFLLAGSPVSGARWRLVDGRGRAVAAGRTATSLGRWNAAYPAVYPIDFSRVRTPGGYRLVVDGAAASPLVTIGPSAAVFARPAADATRFFQAQRDGADPVPGQLGRGPAHLNDAKAAVYDPPAYTDPDGDTVEAAPGKAGGTVDVSGGWFDAGDYLKFTETTSYAVAALQIAALRTGAGPASALGAEAQHGLEWLDRMWDGTTRTLYIQVGLGSGTEDGSVVGDHDVWRLPEKDDTDRAHPFLRNRPVFRAAAPGSRISPNQAGRLAADFALAAQRYAATGRAADRARAQGYLATAAQIYGLADTGPGQLVTTVPYGYYPETSWQDDLAFGGAELALAA; this is encoded by the coding sequence ATGCCGTTCCGTCGTACGGGCAGGGCCGCGGTGACCGGGGTGACGGCCGCCGCCGTGCTGGCCGGACTGTCGCTGACCGGCGGGGCGGACGCCGTGGCGGACGCCGCCGGCGGGCTGGTCCGGGTCGACCAGGTGGGATACGCGGACGGTGCCGCCAAGGAGGCGTTCCTGCTGGCGGGGTCGCCGGTGTCCGGGGCGCGGTGGCGGCTGGTGGACGGCCGCGGCCGGGCGGTCGCGGCGGGCCGTACGGCGACGAGCCTGGGGCGGTGGAACGCGGCCTACCCGGCGGTCTACCCGATCGACTTCAGCCGGGTACGCACCCCGGGCGGATACCGCCTGGTGGTCGACGGCGCCGCCGCCTCACCGCTCGTCACCATCGGCCCGTCGGCTGCGGTCTTCGCCCGGCCCGCCGCCGACGCCACCCGCTTCTTCCAGGCGCAGCGCGACGGCGCCGACCCGGTCCCCGGGCAGCTGGGACGCGGGCCCGCGCACCTGAACGACGCCAAGGCCGCAGTCTACGACCCGCCCGCCTACACCGACCCCGACGGCGACACCGTCGAGGCCGCGCCCGGGAAGGCCGGCGGCACCGTCGACGTCTCCGGCGGCTGGTTCGACGCGGGCGACTACCTGAAGTTCACCGAGACCACGTCGTACGCGGTGGCGGCCCTCCAGATCGCGGCGCTGCGGACCGGCGCCGGGCCCGCCTCCGCGCTGGGTGCCGAGGCGCAGCACGGTCTGGAGTGGCTGGACCGGATGTGGGACGGCACGACGAGGACGCTCTACATCCAGGTGGGCCTGGGTTCGGGGACGGAGGACGGCAGCGTGGTCGGCGACCACGACGTGTGGCGGCTGCCGGAGAAGGACGACACCGACCGGGCCCACCCCTTCCTGCGGAACCGCCCGGTCTTCCGGGCCGCCGCGCCCGGCTCGCGGATCAGCCCCAACCAGGCCGGCCGGCTGGCCGCCGACTTCGCGCTCGCCGCCCAGCGGTACGCCGCCACCGGCCGCGCCGCCGACCGCGCCAGGGCCCAGGGGTACCTGGCGACCGCCGCGCAGATCTACGGCCTGGCCGACACCGGCCCCGGGCAGCTGGTCACCACCGTCCCGTACGGCTACTACCCGGAGACCAGCTGGCAGGACGACCTGGCCTTCGGCGGCGCCGAACTGGCGCTGGCCGCGTAG
- a CDS encoding glycoside hydrolase family 9 protein encodes MYDTGALADLDLARAEKAAGEPHGLAASYKQLIGYVRGQLDTARDRAAADPFRAGAVYDDFDADSHTLGLAATVRLYRSVTGDRSYDRFGTEQLDWLLGANAWGTSFMVGEGTTFPRCTAGELGNLAGSLDGGRPLEVGAVVNGPNGSAQFEDGLGDYLDGMRPCPAADDPFAAFTGHGSTYTDDVRSWQSSEPALDMDASGLLAFCLSR; translated from the coding sequence ATGTACGACACCGGCGCGCTCGCCGACCTGGACCTGGCCCGCGCGGAGAAGGCGGCCGGCGAGCCCCACGGCCTGGCGGCGTCGTATAAGCAGCTGATCGGCTACGTGCGAGGGCAGCTCGACACCGCCAGGGACCGCGCGGCGGCCGACCCCTTCCGCGCGGGCGCGGTCTACGACGACTTCGACGCGGACTCGCACACGCTGGGGCTGGCCGCGACCGTCCGGCTGTACCGGTCGGTGACGGGCGACCGCTCGTACGACCGGTTCGGCACCGAGCAGCTCGACTGGCTGCTCGGCGCGAACGCCTGGGGCACGTCCTTCATGGTCGGCGAGGGCACCACCTTCCCGCGGTGCACCGCCGGCGAGCTGGGCAACCTGGCGGGCAGCCTGGACGGCGGGCGGCCGCTGGAAGTGGGCGCGGTCGTCAACGGCCCCAACGGCTCGGCCCAGTTCGAGGACGGCCTCGGCGACTACCTGGACGGCATGCGCCCCTGCCCGGCCGCCGACGACCCGTTCGCCGCCTTCACCGGCCACGGCAGCACCTACACCGACGACGTGCGCTCCTGGCAGAGTTCGGAACCGGCCCTGGACATGGACGCCTCGGGCCTGCTGGCCTTCTGCCTGTCCCGGTGA
- a CDS encoding GNAT family N-acetyltransferase, which translates to MRTAVVPVEEIFALRWAVLRTGMPRETAVYPEDSRGDTFHIAVYDDGDAAGHGDGGAGGGTVKGCVTFFPDPLPGEPAPAYRFRGMGSAPEVRGRGFGAAALNAGLREAAARGAALAWCNGRIAATGFYEHLGFTAQGEQFELRPSGPHYVFVTKDLDR; encoded by the coding sequence ATGCGGACCGCCGTCGTACCCGTCGAGGAGATCTTCGCCCTGCGGTGGGCGGTGCTGCGCACCGGGATGCCGCGCGAGACCGCCGTCTATCCGGAGGACTCGCGCGGCGACACCTTCCACATAGCGGTGTACGACGACGGGGACGCCGCCGGGCACGGGGACGGCGGGGCCGGCGGCGGCACGGTCAAGGGCTGTGTGACCTTCTTCCCCGACCCGCTGCCGGGCGAGCCCGCCCCCGCCTACCGCTTCCGCGGCATGGGCAGCGCCCCCGAGGTCCGCGGCCGGGGCTTCGGCGCCGCCGCCCTCAACGCCGGCCTGCGCGAGGCCGCCGCCCGCGGCGCCGCCCTCGCCTGGTGCAACGGCCGGATCGCCGCCACCGGCTTCTACGAACACCTGGGCTTCACCGCCCAGGGCGAGCAGTTCGAACTCCGGCCGAGCGGCCCGCACTACGTCTTCGTCACCAAGGACCTCGACCGCTGA
- a CDS encoding NAD(P)/FAD-dependent oxidoreductase gives MVDAHQTFVIVGAGLAGAKAAETLRSEGFTGRVILIGDERDHPYERPPLSKSYLAGTSNRDTLFVQQPGWYAEHDIELHLGQPVVHLDRAAHTVTLGDGTTLQYDKLLLATGSEPRRLDIPGTELAGVHHLRRLAHADRLKHVLTSLGRENGHLVIAGAGWIGLEVAAAARGYGAEVTVIEPSPTPLHSVLGPELGSVFTDLHAEHGVRFQFGRKLTEIIGQDGMVLAAVTDDGEEHPAHDVLAAIGAAPRTALAESAGLALVAPEQGGGIAVDAGLRTSDPDIYAAGDVANAEHPPLGLRLRVEHWANALGGGPAAARAMLGGREPYQRVPYFFSDQYDLGLEFSGYAAPGSYDQVVCRGDVGKRQFIAFWLREGRVTAGMNVNVWDVTDTVQQLIRSDRPVGPDALADPSVALASLLD, from the coding sequence GTGGTGGACGCACACCAGACCTTCGTGATCGTCGGGGCGGGGCTCGCCGGGGCCAAGGCCGCGGAGACGCTGCGTTCCGAGGGATTCACCGGCCGGGTGATACTGATCGGCGACGAGCGCGACCACCCCTACGAACGCCCACCGCTGTCCAAGAGCTATCTGGCCGGCACCTCAAACCGCGACACCTTGTTCGTGCAGCAGCCCGGCTGGTACGCCGAGCACGACATCGAGCTGCACCTCGGCCAGCCGGTCGTCCACCTGGACCGCGCCGCCCACACCGTGACCCTCGGCGACGGCACCACCCTCCAGTACGACAAGCTGCTGCTCGCCACCGGCTCCGAGCCCCGCCGCCTCGACATCCCCGGCACCGAACTGGCCGGCGTGCACCACCTGCGCCGGCTGGCCCACGCCGACCGGCTCAAGCACGTCCTGACCAGCCTCGGCCGGGAGAACGGACACCTGGTGATCGCCGGCGCGGGCTGGATCGGCCTGGAGGTGGCCGCCGCCGCCCGCGGCTACGGCGCCGAGGTGACCGTCATCGAGCCCTCGCCCACCCCGCTGCACTCCGTACTCGGCCCGGAGCTGGGCTCCGTGTTCACCGACCTGCACGCCGAGCACGGCGTCCGCTTCCAGTTCGGCCGCAAGCTCACCGAGATCATCGGCCAGGACGGCATGGTGCTGGCCGCCGTCACCGACGACGGCGAGGAGCACCCCGCGCACGACGTGCTCGCCGCGATCGGCGCCGCCCCCCGTACCGCGCTCGCCGAGTCCGCCGGGCTGGCGCTGGTCGCCCCGGAACAGGGCGGCGGCATCGCGGTCGACGCGGGCCTGCGCACCTCCGACCCCGACATCTACGCGGCCGGCGACGTCGCCAACGCCGAGCACCCGCCGCTCGGGCTGCGGCTGCGGGTCGAGCACTGGGCGAACGCCCTGGGCGGCGGCCCGGCCGCCGCCCGCGCCATGCTCGGCGGCCGGGAGCCGTACCAGCGGGTCCCGTACTTCTTCTCCGACCAGTACGACCTGGGCCTGGAGTTCTCCGGCTACGCCGCCCCCGGCAGCTACGACCAGGTGGTGTGCCGCGGCGACGTGGGCAAGCGGCAGTTCATCGCGTTCTGGCTGCGCGAGGGCCGGGTGACGGCCGGCATGAACGTCAACGTCTGGGACGTCACCGACACCGTCCAGCAGCTGATCCGTAGCGACCGCCCGGTGGGCCCCGACGCGCTGGCCGACCCGTCCGTCGCGCTAGCCTCTCTCCTGGACTGA